In Macrobrachium rosenbergii isolate ZJJX-2024 chromosome 49, ASM4041242v1, whole genome shotgun sequence, the following are encoded in one genomic region:
- the LOC136832321 gene encoding uncharacterized protein, giving the protein MPGTANPPSKKRGRRQPTEQAAVAAEEPRSPKPLGLVDTGAVRSVFPPSREDRRHPPDPAAFMTAANGSPILSYSTRLLSISILGQRYKWKFIVVDVPVAPEDIPKTAIITPFGSQVFAFSTFGLMNVGATFQRLVDSILGNLNFCICYVDDILIRSRSPKEHLRHIRMVLQAASSSEVLKGQPKSLIWGPATVAEATTLVHQDPNAPLQLMTDTSNVACGAVLEQIIAGAPQPIAFFSKKFSPTEAHYSTFDRELCAVKNPVADTLSRIELNAVQLRINEDLAQEQTTDPEAPVYRTAITSLKWKDVTLAPGGPKLLCDVSTGQPHPLVPASRCCLVFYVIHGLPHPSGRTTAKLLAEKFVWHGMRNDATAWARQCIRCQTSKIERHTETGVGEFTQPGRRWISRFGVLDHITTDRGPAFLSELWSTLARLLGTSHLTTTAYNPAANGLVERFHRSLKASLMARRTTED; this is encoded by the exons atgcccggaactgccaaccccccatccaaaaaacgggggaggcggcaaccaacagaacaggccgccgtggcagcagaggaacccaggagcccaaaaccattagggTTGGTCGACACTGGGGCCGTTCGATCAGTGTTTCcaccatccagggaggaccgcagaCACCCGCCAGACCCAGCTGCTTTCAtgacggctgccaacgggtccccaatcctctcctacagcactaggctcctgtcgatctctaTCCTTGGCCAGAGATATAAGTGGAAATTCATCGTCGtggac gtaccagttgctccagaggatatccccaaaactgccatcatcacgcccttcgggtcccaagtctttgccttctccacttTTGGCCTGATGAACgtgggggcaaccttccagaggctggtggacagcatcctggggaacctgaacttctgcatctgctacgtggACGATATTCTAATTCGTTCCAGATCTCCCAAAGAGCACCTGCGACACATACGGATGGTCCTGCAGGCGGCttcgtcgtcag AGGTCCTGAAGGGCCAACCGAAATCCTTAATTTGGGGACCGGCCACCGTCGCCGAGGCAACTACCTTGgtccaccaggaccccaacgcccccctccagttGATGACGgacaccagcaacgtcgcctgtggggctgtcctggagcagatcATCGCCggtgccccccagcccatcgccttcttcagcaaaaagttcagccCCACGGaggcccactacagcaccttcgacagggaactctgtgcagt gaagaaccctgtagcagacaccctctccagaatcgagctcaatgcagtgcagctcaggatcaACGAGGACCTTGCCCAggagcagaccaccgacccagaggCTCCAGtctaccgcactgccatcacgtccctcaagtggaaggacgtgaccctcgcccctgggggaccAAAACTGCTGTGTGACGTAAGCACCGGCCAGCCTCACCcgctggtgcccgcctcccgctgCTGTCTGGTGTTCTATGTCATCCACGGGCTgccccacccctccggcaggacgacggccaagctgctggcagagaagtttgtctggcacgggatgcggaatgacgcgacggcctgggcgagacagtgcatccgctgccaaaccagcaagatagaaCGTCACACCGAGACAGGGGTAGGCGAGTTTACCCAGCCGGGGAGGCG ctggatcagccggttcggtgtcctggaccacataaccaccgataGGGGCCcggctttcctgtccgagctgtggtccaccctggcacgcctgctggggacatctcacctcaccaccaccgcctacaaccctgcagccaacggattggtggagagattccacaggtccctgaaggcgtccctcatggcccgccgCACCACTGAGGATTaa